The Raoultibacter phocaeensis genome contains a region encoding:
- a CDS encoding corrinoid protein, which translates to MGRYEDISSAVQRGKKKEVKPLVQQAIDEGCDPVEILNEALIPAMSLIGDKFSAGEVFVPEMLVAARAMAAGTDVLKPYLAEAGSEPIGKAVIGTVQGDMHDIGKNLVRMMIESKGFEVVDLGVDVAPEQFVAYVKEHPECQIVCLSALLTTTMPMIGETIKALSAAGVRDGVKVMIGGAPVTQAFADEVGADAYTADAGSAAVKAAELVAA; encoded by the coding sequence ATGGGTAGATACGAAGACATTTCAAGTGCGGTTCAGCGCGGTAAGAAGAAGGAAGTAAAGCCGCTTGTCCAGCAGGCTATCGATGAGGGGTGTGATCCCGTTGAGATTCTGAACGAAGCCCTCATTCCTGCCATGTCTCTGATCGGAGACAAATTCAGTGCTGGGGAGGTGTTCGTTCCCGAGATGCTCGTGGCCGCACGCGCAATGGCGGCTGGGACCGATGTTTTGAAGCCGTATTTAGCGGAAGCTGGATCAGAGCCTATCGGCAAGGCGGTTATCGGTACAGTGCAGGGCGACATGCATGATATCGGCAAGAACCTTGTGCGTATGATGATCGAATCGAAGGGATTCGAAGTGGTCGATCTCGGTGTGGACGTTGCTCCCGAGCAGTTCGTCGCGTACGTGAAGGAGCATCCCGAGTGCCAGATCGTGTGCCTTTCTGCGTTGCTTACCACCACAATGCCGATGATAGGCGAGACGATCAAAGCTCTTTCCGCGGCGGGCGTACGCGATGGGGTCAAGGTCATGATAGGGGGCGCACCGGTGACGCAGGCTTTTGCCGATGAAGTCGGGGCCGATGCGTACACCGCCGATGCCGGTTCCGCCGCGGTGAAAGCGGCAGAGCTCGTTGCTGCTTAG
- a CDS encoding oxidoreductase: MSKNGLLIDYQYCTGCQSCELACKNEHGFPLDKWGIKVVEFGPFEMEEGKLEWNYLPFPTSYCDMCEDRVNAGGTPTCALHCLANVIEWGPVEELSKKLDELGGKAAIFLP; this comes from the coding sequence ATGAGTAAAAACGGACTGCTGATTGACTATCAGTACTGCACCGGCTGCCAAAGCTGCGAGCTCGCGTGCAAAAACGAGCACGGCTTTCCCCTGGACAAATGGGGTATCAAGGTAGTCGAGTTCGGCCCCTTCGAAATGGAAGAGGGAAAGCTCGAATGGAACTACCTTCCCTTCCCGACGAGCTATTGCGATATGTGCGAAGACCGCGTGAACGCGGGCGGCACTCCCACCTGCGCGCTGCACTGCCTCGCAAACGTCATCGAATGGGGCCCGGTTGAGGAGCTCTCGAAAAAACTCGACGAGCTCGGTGGCAAAGCGGCGATCTTTTTACCGTAA
- a CDS encoding uroporphyrinogen decarboxylase family protein — protein sequence MLAKDNLLAFYRHKTIEIMPLTGEGEALVYPVNGFEERPPHDRGGIDWFGCAWEYMEAAGAPAPDCSTHVLEDICDWRDVVKFPDLDAWDWEAAVERDGVDALDRDGAIVDVVVLIGLWERLHVLMGFEEALCALIEEPEAVGSFFDAMVEHKIKLIDKIAEHYRPDVITFHDDWGTQTGPFFSPDTWRELIKPRQKRIVDAAHARGITFIQHSCGKYDEIIPDFPEIGIDVLQCMDINDIGSALEKTGDAMSYLVSVHSQDFCAADAAGILTPETVRETVRAEFMNWGSTGRYAPFIFPPATWYEEIVLEDYRVCRERLAGTYA from the coding sequence ATGCTGGCAAAAGACAACCTTCTTGCATTCTATCGGCACAAGACGATAGAGATCATGCCGTTGACGGGTGAGGGGGAGGCGCTCGTCTATCCGGTTAACGGATTCGAAGAACGCCCCCCGCATGATCGGGGTGGCATCGACTGGTTCGGATGCGCGTGGGAATACATGGAAGCGGCGGGAGCTCCTGCCCCTGATTGCTCGACCCATGTGCTTGAGGATATCTGCGATTGGCGCGACGTGGTGAAGTTTCCCGATCTTGACGCGTGGGACTGGGAGGCGGCTGTAGAGCGAGACGGCGTCGATGCGCTCGACCGCGACGGGGCTATCGTGGATGTCGTAGTACTGATAGGGCTTTGGGAGCGGCTCCACGTTCTCATGGGATTCGAAGAGGCTCTGTGCGCCTTGATCGAGGAGCCGGAAGCAGTGGGGTCGTTCTTCGATGCGATGGTCGAGCACAAAATCAAGCTCATCGACAAGATCGCCGAGCATTACCGCCCGGATGTCATCACCTTCCACGATGATTGGGGTACGCAAACCGGTCCGTTTTTCTCGCCCGATACTTGGCGCGAACTCATAAAGCCCCGTCAGAAGCGCATCGTCGATGCGGCGCATGCCCGGGGCATAACGTTCATCCAGCATTCATGCGGAAAATACGACGAGATCATCCCCGATTTTCCCGAAATAGGCATCGATGTGCTGCAATGCATGGATATCAACGATATCGGATCTGCGCTCGAAAAGACCGGCGACGCGATGTCGTATCTGGTAAGCGTTCACTCGCAGGATTTCTGTGCAGCCGATGCGGCGGGTATCCTCACGCCGGAAACCGTTCGGGAAACCGTACGCGCCGAGTTCATGAATTGGGGAAGTACGGGACGGTACGCACCTTTCATATTTCCTCCAGCTACCTGGTACGAAGAAATCGTACTTGAAGACTATCGGGTCTGCAGAGAAAGACTCGCGGGCACCTACGCGTAA
- a CDS encoding molybdopterin-containing oxidoreductase family protein — MAFHFKDNPAPKEQVQDDGTKIIRTCAWSPPGCHAVGCGIRLFVKDGELVKVEGDPDHQLTQGRLCPRCLALKEAVYHPDRILYPMKRAREDRGLDTWERISWDEATELIVSKTEEIRAKYGSESICVYMGTGREAVRYGFTLSSKVLRTPNNCYAQSGWSCMGPRQTAMTMMLGSAYIELDFNGGSLEVWDDPEWTRPDYVFCLGKEPLKSNPDGLWGHALIEIMKRGSKLIMVDPRVNWLATRADQVLQIIPGTDGALCLAILNVLINEDMVDHDFIDKWCYGFDELAERVQEYTPEFAAETCGITADEIRVCARKLGFDGEHHWSLLMGVAVDQNPNGCQVTQCLIAMAAITGNLDVPGGTVVGVQMQFEMTGATDFMSDELKNKCIGWDTYPIVKVLLNTTHPDITLEALETGRPYELKMAWLDSTNLLSPTCSAQPKRWHDALMKMEFTVAKEMFMTPTVMALADVVLPLATWAEHDGIVMTNQGCQMGIAGAINKGLQVGECKSDLEMLIHFGNAFYEKAYGEEYPFKTVEEYLTDDVGKMDTTWEELSEKVVATNDIGGYHKHERGLIRTDGQPGFQTTTGRVELWSTGYQSLGDDPLPYYFPPKLGAEARPDLAKEYPFMCTTGARYFASFHSEHRQIPSLRQLTPDPYLEIHPEAAEELGIKDGDEVTIENPWGSAHEIAKVTPVVRKDVVAAAHGWWYPEQDGEEPNLYGVWKSNVNSLIPHRVLGKMGFGAPYKQVPVKVYRTPNEERVLS, encoded by the coding sequence ATGGCTTTTCATTTCAAAGACAATCCCGCGCCGAAAGAGCAGGTGCAAGATGACGGCACGAAGATCATCCGCACCTGCGCCTGGTCGCCGCCGGGATGTCACGCGGTCGGGTGCGGCATCCGACTGTTCGTCAAAGACGGCGAACTCGTCAAAGTAGAGGGCGATCCCGATCATCAGCTCACGCAGGGACGTCTGTGCCCCCGGTGCCTTGCGCTTAAAGAGGCGGTGTACCATCCCGACCGCATCCTCTATCCCATGAAGCGCGCCCGCGAAGACCGGGGGCTCGACACATGGGAGCGGATCAGCTGGGACGAGGCAACCGAGCTCATCGTATCTAAAACCGAGGAGATTCGCGCGAAGTACGGATCAGAATCGATCTGCGTGTACATGGGAACGGGCCGCGAGGCTGTGCGCTACGGGTTCACGCTTTCTTCGAAGGTGCTCAGAACACCTAACAACTGCTATGCGCAGTCGGGTTGGTCGTGCATGGGCCCGCGCCAAACCGCAATGACCATGATGCTCGGCAGCGCCTACATCGAGCTCGATTTCAACGGCGGATCTCTCGAGGTATGGGACGATCCGGAATGGACGCGCCCCGACTATGTATTCTGCCTGGGTAAAGAGCCCCTGAAATCCAATCCAGACGGCCTGTGGGGGCATGCCCTCATCGAGATCATGAAGCGCGGCAGCAAGCTCATCATGGTCGATCCCCGCGTGAACTGGCTTGCAACCCGCGCCGATCAAGTGCTGCAGATCATCCCCGGCACTGACGGCGCCCTCTGCCTCGCTATCCTGAACGTCCTCATCAACGAGGATATGGTCGATCACGATTTCATCGACAAGTGGTGCTACGGATTCGACGAGCTCGCCGAGCGCGTGCAGGAGTACACACCCGAATTCGCCGCCGAAACATGCGGCATCACGGCCGACGAGATTCGCGTGTGCGCTCGCAAGCTCGGCTTTGACGGAGAGCATCACTGGAGCCTGCTCATGGGCGTAGCCGTCGATCAGAACCCCAACGGCTGTCAGGTGACGCAATGCCTCATCGCCATGGCCGCCATCACCGGAAACCTCGACGTGCCCGGGGGAACGGTTGTCGGCGTGCAAATGCAGTTCGAGATGACCGGTGCCACCGATTTCATGAGCGACGAGCTCAAGAACAAGTGCATCGGATGGGACACCTATCCCATCGTGAAAGTGCTTCTGAACACAACGCATCCCGACATCACGCTCGAAGCGCTTGAAACAGGTCGTCCCTATGAGCTCAAGATGGCATGGCTCGATTCGACAAACCTGCTCTCCCCCACCTGTTCTGCGCAACCCAAACGCTGGCACGATGCGCTCATGAAAATGGAGTTCACCGTTGCCAAAGAGATGTTCATGACCCCAACCGTCATGGCGCTGGCCGATGTGGTGCTGCCCTTGGCTACCTGGGCCGAGCACGACGGCATCGTCATGACCAACCAAGGGTGCCAAATGGGCATCGCCGGAGCCATCAACAAGGGCCTGCAGGTCGGTGAATGCAAATCCGACCTTGAAATGCTCATCCATTTCGGAAACGCGTTCTACGAGAAGGCTTACGGTGAGGAGTATCCGTTTAAAACGGTCGAAGAATACCTGACCGATGATGTAGGCAAGATGGATACCACCTGGGAAGAGCTTTCCGAGAAAGTAGTGGCAACCAACGATATCGGTGGATACCATAAGCACGAGCGCGGGCTTATCCGCACAGACGGGCAACCGGGTTTCCAAACGACCACCGGCCGCGTCGAGCTGTGGTCGACCGGCTACCAATCTCTTGGCGACGATCCACTGCCCTATTACTTCCCGCCGAAGCTCGGTGCCGAAGCGCGTCCCGATCTGGCAAAGGAATACCCCTTTATGTGCACGACAGGTGCCCGCTACTTCGCATCGTTCCACTCCGAGCACAGGCAGATCCCGAGCCTCAGGCAACTGACGCCCGATCCCTATCTCGAAATACATCCCGAAGCAGCCGAGGAGCTCGGCATCAAAGACGGTGACGAGGTGACGATCGAGAACCCCTGGGGCAGCGCGCATGAGATCGCCAAAGTGACACCCGTCGTCCGCAAAGATGTGGTGGCTGCGGCGCATGGCTGGTGGTATCCGGAGCAAGACGGTGAGGAACCGAATCTGTACGGCGTCTGGAAATCTAACGTCAACAGCCTCATCCCGCACCGCGTGCTCGGAAAGATGGGATTCGGAGCCCCCTACAAGCAGGTTCCGGTAAAGGTGTACAGGACCCCGAACGAAGAACGCGTGCTCAGCTAA
- a CDS encoding FKBP-type peptidyl-prolyl cis-trans isomerase, whose amino-acid sequence MVRYGETAVVRYRGTLADGSVFDSTEGIDPLEFVVGSGSVIHGFDEAVASMEVGETKCVTVSAREAYGEYCDEHIERSPMYAIPNAKDIQVGKLFYFVTEEGMRFPATVREINEGIATIDFNHPLAGKDLIFEIELVAIKSAE is encoded by the coding sequence ATGGTTCGTTACGGTGAAACAGCAGTCGTCCGATACAGAGGCACGCTTGCCGACGGATCGGTGTTCGACAGTACCGAGGGTATCGACCCTTTAGAATTCGTGGTCGGATCGGGATCGGTTATCCATGGTTTCGACGAGGCCGTTGCATCCATGGAGGTGGGCGAAACGAAGTGCGTAACCGTATCCGCCCGTGAGGCGTACGGCGAATACTGCGACGAGCATATCGAGCGCAGCCCCATGTACGCGATTCCCAATGCCAAGGACATACAGGTAGGAAAACTCTTTTACTTCGTGACCGAGGAAGGCATGCGTTTTCCGGCAACCGTACGAGAGATCAACGAAGGCATTGCTACAATTGATTTCAATCATCCCCTCGCCGGCAAGGACCTCATCTTCGAAATCGAATTGGTTGCGATAAAAAGCGCCGAGTGA
- a CDS encoding oxidoreductase: MANEKAYGLLINYEYCTGCHSCEVSCQMEHDLPVDRWGIKIQKIGPWQIGEDCYQYDFVPVPTDQCNLCAERTARGKKPLCVKHCQSLVMQYGPVDELVANFDGKSKYALFVPKAGTVA; encoded by the coding sequence ATGGCAAACGAAAAAGCCTACGGCTTGCTGATCAATTACGAATACTGCACAGGCTGTCATTCCTGCGAAGTCTCCTGTCAGATGGAGCATGACCTGCCGGTTGATCGCTGGGGTATCAAGATCCAGAAGATCGGGCCGTGGCAGATCGGCGAGGACTGCTATCAGTACGATTTCGTGCCGGTTCCTACCGACCAGTGCAACCTTTGTGCAGAGCGGACCGCTCGGGGCAAGAAGCCGCTGTGCGTCAAGCACTGCCAAAGCCTCGTCATGCAGTACGGTCCGGTTGACGAACTCGTAGCGAACTTCGACGGCAAGAGCAAGTACGCCCTCTTCGTTCCGAAAGCGGGAACGGTAGCCTAG
- a CDS encoding MFS transporter — protein sequence MSEKMKISAGQIGVFAALMCMYFIAPTHSAVNVASTGLMSTYGVDANAISYMVSITNLLEIPAAFVIGLVAGRKLSYRVCALLATALVFIGGLPTFLGATLPWEGILVTRAILGLGLGCFMPVVLGVITLMFQRESVRATMMSVASVIFNIGMIVTTNVAGILGAISWNLAWGIYLFSLVPFVLCIFLLTPKNVPAVPETDEKGEKVKIKLPVSGWLLLVLFLGGIIMSQSLFNLGGATIGAVVDNPAVIGTIFSLFSVGAIAAALLFGPAYKFLNASVIPAFWIVGIIGYVLWYVAHVTGNIPLFYVAIILAGFGTNTMTVGVPMLLSTFVAPAIVGAVMGFSYVFQNGGGFLASPIDQLVSTVAGADAIMSSVWIFNIVIGVIVLIGLFYVAKKAKAMSAEKAAETTEA from the coding sequence ATGTCTGAGAAAATGAAGATATCTGCCGGTCAAATCGGCGTCTTCGCCGCGCTGATGTGCATGTATTTCATTGCACCGACGCATAGTGCCGTTAACGTGGCTTCGACCGGCCTTATGAGCACGTACGGAGTCGATGCAAACGCCATTTCCTATATGGTTTCCATCACGAATCTGCTCGAGATCCCCGCCGCGTTCGTCATCGGCCTCGTTGCAGGCCGTAAGCTGAGCTATCGGGTATGCGCTCTGCTTGCCACAGCGCTCGTATTCATCGGAGGTTTGCCGACGTTTCTGGGCGCTACGCTTCCGTGGGAGGGCATCCTCGTTACGCGTGCGATCCTCGGCCTTGGCCTTGGCTGCTTCATGCCCGTCGTGCTCGGCGTTATCACGCTCATGTTCCAAAGGGAATCCGTGCGCGCTACTATGATGAGCGTTGCCTCGGTCATCTTCAACATCGGCATGATCGTGACCACCAACGTAGCCGGTATCCTCGGTGCCATATCGTGGAACCTCGCGTGGGGCATCTACCTGTTCTCGCTCGTTCCGTTCGTGCTCTGCATCTTCCTGCTTACTCCCAAAAACGTTCCTGCGGTTCCCGAAACCGATGAGAAGGGCGAGAAGGTCAAGATCAAGCTTCCGGTTTCCGGGTGGCTCCTTCTCGTTCTGTTCCTCGGCGGCATCATTATGAGTCAGTCGCTCTTCAACCTCGGCGGCGCAACCATCGGTGCTGTGGTGGATAACCCGGCCGTTATCGGTACCATCTTCTCGCTGTTCTCCGTCGGAGCCATCGCTGCAGCGCTTCTGTTCGGTCCCGCTTATAAGTTTCTCAACGCAAGCGTGATCCCTGCGTTCTGGATCGTCGGTATCATCGGGTATGTCCTGTGGTACGTTGCCCATGTTACGGGCAATATCCCGCTGTTCTACGTCGCCATCATCCTTGCCGGTTTCGGCACAAACACGATGACCGTCGGCGTGCCTATGTTGCTCTCGACGTTCGTCGCTCCCGCCATCGTCGGTGCGGTCATGGGCTTCAGCTACGTGTTCCAAAACGGCGGCGGTTTCCTGGCTTCTCCGATCGATCAGCTGGTTTCCACCGTCGCCGGTGCCGATGCCATCATGAGCTCGGTGTGGATATTCAACATAGTCATCGGCGTCATCGTGCTCATCGGCTTGTTCTATGTGGCCAAGAAAGCCAAAGCCATGAGCGCTGAGAAGGCTGCTGAAACTACGGAGGCGTAA
- a CDS encoding uroporphyrinogen decarboxylase family protein: MLTKKENYLLAARGKKPEWVPSFVEDANVFMPPIWDIDPETGTDFCNVKWVVDEYGQMPDPSWRAMEDISEWRDVVRFPDLAQLDWEKLAAEFHGEGYDSDKVDIAMANTSGIFLIPVNMLGWVDGLCAIYEDPEELEALTSALTDYLCELIGYFGAYLQPDIIFSGDDIAAADGPLVSRETWNDLFKPYFKKIADAIHAQGALAEFHCCGNNGYLIEEILDIGYDICQLPVPNDDLVADKMRFGKRLVITGGWERHGSAGLPNASEECVRASVRKAIDTFGAEGGLIFWDGGIIGDSEDSRNKMEWLTDELHAYGREVYRA; the protein is encoded by the coding sequence ATGCTGACGAAAAAAGAAAACTATTTACTTGCGGCGCGGGGAAAGAAGCCCGAGTGGGTCCCGAGCTTTGTGGAAGACGCAAACGTATTCATGCCTCCCATCTGGGATATCGATCCTGAAACCGGTACTGATTTCTGCAACGTCAAATGGGTGGTCGACGAATACGGCCAGATGCCCGATCCTTCCTGGAGAGCCATGGAGGATATTTCCGAGTGGCGCGATGTTGTTCGGTTTCCGGATTTAGCGCAGCTCGACTGGGAAAAGCTTGCTGCAGAGTTTCATGGAGAAGGCTACGACTCCGACAAAGTCGATATTGCCATGGCCAACACATCGGGCATCTTCCTCATTCCCGTCAACATGCTCGGATGGGTCGACGGACTGTGCGCGATATACGAAGATCCCGAAGAGCTCGAGGCACTCACCTCCGCGCTGACGGATTACCTCTGTGAGCTCATCGGCTATTTCGGAGCCTACCTACAGCCCGACATCATCTTCTCGGGCGATGACATCGCAGCGGCTGATGGCCCTCTCGTATCGAGAGAAACGTGGAATGACCTGTTCAAACCTTATTTCAAAAAAATAGCCGACGCCATCCATGCCCAAGGAGCTCTCGCCGAGTTCCACTGTTGCGGCAACAACGGCTATCTTATCGAAGAGATCCTTGATATCGGCTATGACATTTGCCAACTCCCCGTTCCCAACGACGACCTCGTTGCCGACAAAATGCGGTTCGGCAAACGATTGGTCATTACCGGGGGATGGGAGCGGCATGGAAGCGCCGGGCTTCCCAATGCGAGCGAGGAGTGCGTGCGTGCATCCGTGCGCAAGGCAATCGATACTTTCGGTGCAGAAGGCGGCCTTATCTTCTGGGACGGCGGCATCATCGGAGACAGCGAGGATTCCCGAAACAAGATGGAGTGGCTCACTGACGAGCTTCACGCGTACGGACGCGAGGTGTATCGAGCGTAG
- a CDS encoding GTP-binding protein, with translation MKVLIVGGFLGSGKTTLLLHLIEHEKVRSNKEVPVAVLENEIGSIGIDDRVIGGKGYAVTTMLSGCACCTLAGDLVRAVSGIRADIDPDLLVIEATGLAVPCDMKRNLEAQLGVAARICTVVDASRWRRMLVPLQTLLSQQLNDADLICINKIDLVDTEEIHFIESSVRTFNETACTLTLSVTEHVSDDALERIVGER, from the coding sequence ATGAAGGTTCTTATTGTGGGAGGTTTTCTCGGATCGGGGAAAACCACGCTTCTTCTGCACCTTATCGAGCACGAGAAGGTGAGGTCGAATAAAGAAGTCCCCGTTGCGGTACTTGAAAACGAGATAGGCTCTATCGGCATCGACGACCGTGTGATAGGGGGAAAGGGATACGCGGTGACCACGATGCTTTCAGGGTGCGCCTGTTGTACGCTTGCGGGCGATCTCGTGCGGGCGGTTAGCGGAATTCGGGCTGATATCGATCCTGATCTGCTCGTGATCGAGGCGACGGGTCTTGCCGTACCCTGCGACATGAAACGAAATCTCGAGGCACAGCTCGGCGTTGCAGCGCGCATCTGCACCGTCGTCGATGCGTCGCGCTGGCGAAGGATGCTTGTGCCGCTGCAGACGCTGCTCTCCCAGCAACTCAACGATGCCGATCTGATCTGTATCAACAAGATTGACCTCGTTGATACGGAAGAGATTCACTTCATCGAAAGCTCCGTGCGAACATTTAACGAAACCGCTTGCACTCTGACTCTGAGCGTAACAGAGCATGTAAGCGATGACGCGCTTGAGAGAATCGTAGGCGAACGATGA
- a CDS encoding molybdopterin-dependent oxidoreductase codes for MVKRIEMEVEQGGTNEVRPDFFREPPVKYTGGDLPWQWEEDNMIATRTGAWAAPGCHDGCGVIVYTDKETGKFIKVEGDEDSPYYQGRLCARCIALKEAVYHPDRVLYPMKRDPKDRGKADAWERISWDEAYALIKEKFDAIKAESGGKAVVFHLGTGRGTAPYMTRLQYAFGSVQYAYMLSGNSCYVPRVAACNVLMGTYCVPDCSQNHFDRYEHEGWVPPKNIFVWGNNPLVSNADGNLGHWVVDCMKRGSKLVVIDPKLTWLAAKADLWLQIRCGTDSALALAMGKYIVENDLYDHEFVESWCYGFEEYYEATREWTLERAAEVTWIPEEKIARAAQMMAEKPTSVQWGLALDMTMECLAGSAAVVDLWSITGQIDIPGGMVTVHQPFNIQTWNPPDPAECLTIEEQKTRIGGDDFPALKYSGVVLTQADMTVDQMLTNRPYKIRANWIQSTNPLSCTAQEPDTRMEQAYKNAEFNVMVDPFMTPTAQACCDVFLPVCMYPERNGIRSIYYHVQTTNKACQALGESKSDMEICWELGRQWNDTLWPGETLEEFFTFTMKETGMSFEEARAENWIYPEYHYEKFRTGEQRPDGNLGFNTPTGRIELYSTLFGQWGQKPVPHYAEPPYSPNQVPERFDKEEYLEKYPLIMTTGARQWASFHSEHRQIPHLRALHPNPEFEIAPETAEKYGIKQGDWCWIENHLGRVQLKANVQPVLDPSTISLDHAWWFPERNPEDEGTGCYDTYVSNANVIIEAGCGESGFGNNCKSHMCRVYRCEPEEIIGDTDMDEIVERFAMNEELV; via the coding sequence ATGGTTAAACGCATCGAAATGGAGGTGGAGCAGGGCGGTACGAACGAGGTGCGCCCTGACTTCTTCCGCGAGCCGCCGGTCAAATACACCGGTGGCGACCTGCCATGGCAGTGGGAGGAAGACAACATGATTGCCACGCGCACCGGCGCGTGGGCGGCTCCTGGTTGCCACGATGGTTGCGGTGTCATCGTATACACCGATAAGGAAACGGGAAAGTTCATCAAGGTCGAAGGCGATGAGGATAGCCCCTACTATCAGGGTCGTCTCTGCGCCCGCTGCATCGCACTCAAAGAGGCGGTGTATCATCCCGACCGCGTGCTCTACCCCATGAAGCGCGATCCGAAGGATCGCGGCAAGGCGGATGCGTGGGAGCGCATCTCATGGGATGAGGCATACGCGTTGATCAAAGAAAAGTTCGATGCGATCAAGGCGGAATCGGGCGGAAAAGCCGTGGTGTTCCATCTGGGGACGGGTCGCGGAACGGCTCCCTACATGACGCGTTTGCAGTATGCGTTCGGTTCGGTTCAGTATGCTTACATGTTGTCGGGCAACAGCTGTTACGTACCGCGCGTGGCTGCATGCAACGTGCTCATGGGCACGTATTGCGTTCCCGACTGTTCACAGAACCACTTCGATCGTTACGAACACGAGGGGTGGGTGCCGCCGAAGAACATCTTCGTGTGGGGCAACAACCCGCTCGTATCGAATGCTGACGGCAACCTCGGTCACTGGGTGGTCGACTGCATGAAGCGCGGAAGCAAGCTCGTGGTTATCGATCCGAAGCTGACATGGCTCGCCGCCAAGGCCGATCTGTGGTTGCAGATCCGCTGCGGCACCGATTCGGCGCTGGCGCTCGCCATGGGCAAGTACATCGTTGAGAACGATCTGTACGATCACGAGTTTGTGGAATCTTGGTGCTATGGGTTCGAAGAGTACTATGAGGCTACGCGCGAATGGACGCTCGAGCGTGCGGCTGAAGTGACGTGGATACCCGAGGAGAAAATCGCCCGAGCGGCTCAGATGATGGCAGAAAAGCCCACCTCGGTGCAATGGGGCCTTGCGCTCGATATGACTATGGAGTGCTTGGCGGGATCAGCCGCCGTTGTCGATCTGTGGTCCATTACAGGGCAGATCGACATTCCCGGTGGCATGGTGACGGTGCATCAGCCCTTCAACATCCAAACGTGGAATCCGCCTGATCCTGCAGAATGCCTGACCATCGAAGAGCAGAAGACGCGCATCGGCGGCGATGATTTCCCAGCTCTCAAGTATTCGGGCGTGGTGCTGACGCAAGCGGATATGACCGTCGATCAGATGCTGACGAACCGCCCGTACAAGATCCGTGCGAACTGGATCCAGTCGACCAATCCGCTTTCGTGCACGGCGCAGGAGCCCGATACGCGCATGGAGCAAGCATATAAAAACGCCGAGTTCAACGTGATGGTCGATCCCTTCATGACGCCGACGGCGCAGGCATGCTGCGATGTGTTTTTGCCCGTATGCATGTATCCCGAGCGCAATGGCATTCGTTCGATCTACTACCACGTGCAAACGACGAACAAGGCTTGCCAGGCGCTCGGCGAGAGCAAGTCCGACATGGAGATCTGCTGGGAGCTCGGCCGTCAATGGAACGACACGTTGTGGCCTGGCGAGACGCTCGAGGAGTTCTTCACCTTCACGATGAAGGAAACGGGTATGTCGTTCGAGGAAGCCCGCGCGGAAAACTGGATCTACCCCGAATACCATTACGAGAAATTCCGCACCGGCGAGCAGCGCCCGGACGGCAACCTCGGCTTCAACACGCCGACCGGCCGTATCGAGCTGTATTCGACGTTATTCGGACAGTGGGGCCAGAAGCCGGTGCCGCACTATGCCGAGCCTCCGTACAGCCCGAACCAGGTTCCTGAGCGGTTCGACAAAGAAGAGTACCTCGAGAAGTACCCGCTCATCATGACGACGGGTGCACGCCAGTGGGCGTCGTTCCACTCTGAACACCGCCAAATCCCGCATTTGCGTGCGCTCCATCCTAACCCCGAGTTCGAAATCGCACCCGAAACAGCTGAGAAGTACGGCATCAAGCAAGGCGATTGGTGTTGGATCGAAAACCATCTTGGACGCGTGCAGCTCAAAGCAAACGTGCAGCCCGTTTTAGACCCGTCGACCATCTCGCTCGACCATGCCTGGTGGTTCCCCGAGCGTAACCCCGAAGATGAGGGCACGGGATGTTACGACACGTACGTGTCCAACGCCAACGTCATCATCGAGGCGGGATGCGGCGAGAGCGGATTCGGAAACAACTGTAAGTCGCACATGTGCCGCGTTTACCGGTGCGAACCCGAAGAGATCATCGGCGACACCGACATGGATGAGATCGTCGAGCGCTTTGCGATGAACGAGGAGTTGGTGTAA